The genomic interval CCTTCCAGCATCATTTAGTTTGTTACCTCCCTAAATGTGGAATTAAGTATTGGGCTAGTGGCTAACCTTTGCCCAAGTTGGACTTTCACCAACAAGAACCAATACGCTTTGCTTGGCACACTCATTTGCTTTACCTCCTTAAAAAGCAGGTTCTTTATTGAATCTGCCTTTGATTTTATATAAAAACCCTTTATGACATTTAGGTTCTACCCCCACTCATTTTATAATTTTTCTCTAAAATTTTCATTTTAAAATCAAGCATAATATCATTTATAAAATTTTGCAAGAAAAATTTTATCTCATTTTCTGTATATTCATATTCTCAAGGATAGATAGGGCATCTTTATTATTTGGCTCTTTTTCTAAAACCTTTTTGAATTGAAGCCTTGCTTCTTCTTTCCTTCCTTTCCTAAGATAGGAAACACCTAGCCAATAATGTGCCTGCACCAGATTTGATGGATTCAATACATTTAATGCTATTGCCTTTTCCCATTCCAATATTGCCCAATCGATCCTTCTTTTATTAAAAAATAAACCCCCTCGCTTAAAGAGCCTACCTCCACAATCCCAGATCATCTCCATTGCCTTTATATTCTCAATTGGCTGGTAGTCAATCTTTATCTCCTTTTGAATTTCTTTCTCAAGGAGGCTATCCTTTGAGGAAATAGGCAATCTTTTATAATAGATAAAGCAAGGGGCATTGCTTAGCCTTATAGGAACAACTATTGGTTCATAATTTGTTATAAATTCCTCGATATCGCAGATTACCACATCGGAAGGAAGCATAGGCCCGGTAATACTTGAATACCCAAGAATTATATATTCTGGTTTTCTTGAAAATACATACGCACCATCATATTTTTCATGCCCGGTGCACCATCCCTCAAGCCTCTTCTTCCTCTTTTTATGAGCAATATGCAAGTCATTTATTCCAAGCATATCTATTACCTTAAGCTTTGAGTAATAGGCAATGGTTCCTGCGGTATTGGTAGCCAAGGTTTCATTGGGTTTGGTTTTCTGACGCAAATACTCACCGATTATCCTTCCATCCTTATCCATTCTATGCTCAGTAATCAATTTATAGAAAGGACCAGAGAAGGAATTAAGGATTGCGTATCTTGCAATTATTATGCTTAAAGCACCAAGCATTAAAAAAATGGCTATTTTTAAATACCTTAAGGAAGAAGACCAATTATAGATACATAATAGACTTTCTTTAAATAGAAGATAGAGAAGGGGAATAATGGGAACAAAGTATCTTCCACCTGGCCAATAATCCCCTCCCACATAGATGATATATAAAGAATATGTGGTAAATATCCCTAATAAACATAGAATTTCCCTTTTTTTTATAAGGATTAGGAAGATGGGAAGGAGAAATATGCCTCCATGGATTAACAAAAATTCCTTAAAATACAAATAGCCCATTCTATATTGATTAAATCCAGAACCTACCTTGGCATAAAAGCTATTGGGAAAGAGAAAGCCATAGTAAGAATACCTCCATAAGAAATAAGGAAAATAAATTAAGGAAAATATAAGGATAAATTTAAGATTTAGGCTTTTCTCCTTTAGCATCTTATAAAGAAAAATACAGCCAGTAAAGATAAACCCATCTGGCCTTGTCATTGAAAGAAGAGAAAGAGCAATTGGAAGATAAGGAGAGTTTTTTAAAAGAAGCCAAATGCTTAATATCGCCAAGAATGTGTATAGGTCTATCTCAAGTCCACATATTCCCCATCCGATATATATGCCGTCAAGCACTAAGAATATTGGGGCTAAGAGATTAAAGATACTTTT from bacterium carries:
- a CDS encoding tetratricopeptide repeat protein; this translates as MLKKALFLLPLVILFLHKGYILYKTEHWMNDDAFISFRYAENLAKGNGLVYNKGEKVEGYTNFLWVILLAPFMKLGFDPILISLILSLIFSLGTIIIFTKLSFLISFNPKSIFNLLAPIFLVLDGIYIGWGICGLEIDLYTFLAILSIWLLLKNSPYLPIALSLLSMTRPDGFIFTGCIFLYKMLKEKSLNLKFILIFSLIYFPYFLWRYSYYGFLFPNSFYAKVGSGFNQYRMGYLYFKEFLLIHGGIFLLPIFLILIKKREILCLLGIFTTYSLYIIYVGGDYWPGGRYFVPIIPLLYLLFKESLLCIYNWSSSLRYLKIAIFLMLGALSIIIARYAILNSFSGPFYKLITEHRMDKDGRIIGEYLRQKTKPNETLATNTAGTIAYYSKLKVIDMLGINDLHIAHKKRKKRLEGWCTGHEKYDGAYVFSRKPEYIILGYSSITGPMLPSDVVICDIEEFITNYEPIVVPIRLSNAPCFIYYKRLPISSKDSLLEKEIQKEIKIDYQPIENIKAMEMIWDCGGRLFKRGGLFFNKRRIDWAILEWEKAIALNVLNPSNLVQAHYWLGVSYLRKGRKEEARLQFKKVLEKEPNNKDALSILENMNIQKMR